The proteins below are encoded in one region of Pomacea canaliculata isolate SZHN2017 linkage group LG7, ASM307304v1, whole genome shotgun sequence:
- the LOC112568524 gene encoding uncharacterized protein LOC112568524, translating to MWIFLFTQLLYFLPSVDLSDVELTCPQFKEGQNKLICKINKTAVDNAGCLSSPEYVRIDRTVGKITSTPCRAPLPEPSNCKKQNSSLPNSCWCDDSTQDIFTYIFAYWANISQDNGALLECKYCAITKSPLKIKVCKNISFGKCSLEIKLNDSF from the exons ATGTGGATATTTCTCTTTACTCAGCTTTTATACTTCTTGCCATCAG TGGACCTTTCTGATGTGGAGTTGACATGCCCACAATTCAAGGAAGGACAGAACAAACTCATATgcaagatcaacaaaacagcagTTGATAATGCAGGATGCTTATCATCACCAGAATATGTGAGAATAGATCGCACAGTTGGTAAAATCACATCAACACCATGCCGAGCACCTTTACCAGAACCTTCTAATTGTAAAAAACAGAATAGCTCACTTCCTAACAGCTGCTGGTGTGATGATTCCACCCAAGAtatctttacatatatatttgctTACTGGGCCAATATAAGCCAAGATAATGGAGCACTGCTAGAATGCAAATATTGTGCAATAACAAAAAGTCCTTTGAAGATAAAAGTCTGCAAAAATATAAGCTTCGGTAAGTGTTCCCTTGAGATAAAGTTGAATGACTCGTTCTAA